The following are encoded in a window of Falco biarmicus isolate bFalBia1 chromosome 8, bFalBia1.pri, whole genome shotgun sequence genomic DNA:
- the HNRNPA3 gene encoding heterogeneous nuclear ribonucleoprotein A3 isoform X4 has product MAAIKEERDVEDYKRKGRRSSQGHEPKEPEQLRKLFIGGLSFETTDDSLREHFEKWGTLTDCVVMRDPQTKRSRGFGFVTYSCVEEVDAAMSARPHKVDGRVVEPKRAVSREDSVKPGAHLTVKKIFVGGIKEDTEEYNLREYFEKYGKIETIEVMEDRQSGKKRGFAFVTFDDHDTVDKIVVQKYHTINGHNCEVKKALSKQEMQTASSQRVKYFVGRGGGSGNFMGRGNFGGGGGNFGRGGNFGGRGKHSHLFCVPGGYGGGGGGGGSRGSFGGGDGYNGFGDGGNYGGGPGYGSRGGYGGGGGPGYGNPGGGYGGGGGGYDGYNEGGNFGGGNYGGSGNYNDFGNYSGQQQSNYGPMKGGGSFGGRSSGSPYGGGYGSGSGSGGYGGRRF; this is encoded by the exons ATGGCTGCTATTAAGGAAGAGAGAGATGTGGAAGACTACAAGAGGAAGGGAAGACGATCTTCACAG GGCCATGAGCCAAAGGAGCCAGAGCAGTTGAGGAAGCTGTTCATTGGAGGTCTGAGCTTTGAAACAACAGATGATAGCTTGAGAGAGCACTTTGAGAAATGGGGCACACTCACGGACTGTGTG GTGATGAGAGACCCACAAACAAAGCGTTCCAGAGGCTTCGGCTTTGTGACTTACTCTTGTGTGGAGGAGGTGGATGCTGCCATGAGTGCTCGACCACATAAGGTTGATGGACGCGTGGTTGAACCAAAGAGAGCAGTTTCGAGGGAG GATTCTGTAAAGCCTGGGGCACATCTgacagtaaagaaaatatttgttggtGGAATTAAAGAAGATACAGAAGAATATAATTTAAGGGAGTACTTTGAAAAATATGGCAAGATTGAAACCATAGAAGTCATGGAAGACAGGCAAAGTGGAAAGAAGAGAGGCTTCGCTTTTGTAACTTTTGATGATCACGATACAGTTGATAAAATTGTTG TTCAGAAATACCATACTATAAATGGACATAACTGTGAAGTGAAAAAAGCACTCTCGAAACAAGAAATGCAGACTGCTAGCTCTCAGAGAG taaaatattttgtaggtCGTGGGGGTGGCTCAGGCAACTTCATGGGTCGTGGAAACTTTGGAGGTGGTGGAGGAAACTTCGGCCGAGGAGGAAACTTTGGTGGAAGAG gaaaacattctCATCTGTTTTGTGTTCCAGGAGGCtatgggggtggtggtggcggtggtgggagcagaggaagctTTGGGGGTGGTGACGGATACAATGGATTTGGTGATG GTGGCAACTATGGAGGTGGTCCTGGCTATGGCAGCAGAGGAGGTtatggtggtggtggaggaccAGGGTATGGAAACCCAGGTGGTGGATatggaggtggaggaggaggataTGATGGCTACAATGAAGGAGGAAATTTTGGTGGTG gtaATTATGGTGGAAGTGGAAACTACAATGATTTTGGCAATTACAGTGGACAACAGCAGTCTAACTATGGTCCCATGAAAGGTGGTGGCAGCTTTGGTGGCAGAAGTTCAGGCAGTCCCTATGGTG GTGGTTATGGATCTGGAAGTGGAAGTGGGGGCTATGGTGGTAGAAGATTCTAA
- the HNRNPA3 gene encoding heterogeneous nuclear ribonucleoprotein A3 isoform X2, producing MAAIKEERDVEDYKRKGRRSSQKYRRLNKGHEPKEPEQLRKLFIGGLSFETTDDSLREHFEKWGTLTDCVVMRDPQTKRSRGFGFVTYSCVEEVDAAMSARPHKVDGRVVEPKRAVSREDSVKPGAHLTVKKIFVGGIKEDTEEYNLREYFEKYGKIETIEVMEDRQSGKKRGFAFVTFDDHDTVDKIVVQKYHTINGHNCEVKKALSKQEMQTASSQRVKYFVGRGGGSGNFMGRGNFGGGGGNFGRGGNFGGRGKHSHLFCVPGGYGGGGGGGGSRGSFGGGDGYNGFGDGGNYGGGPGYGSRGGYGGGGGPGYGNPGGGYGGGGGGYDGYNEGGNFGGGNYGGSGNYNDFGNYSGQQQSNYGPMKGGGSFGGRSSGSPYGGGYGSGSGSGGYGGRRF from the exons ATGGCTGCTATTAAGGAAGAGAGAGATGTGGAAGACTACAAGAGGAAGGGAAGACGATCTTCACAG AAATACCGTAGACTGAATAAG GGCCATGAGCCAAAGGAGCCAGAGCAGTTGAGGAAGCTGTTCATTGGAGGTCTGAGCTTTGAAACAACAGATGATAGCTTGAGAGAGCACTTTGAGAAATGGGGCACACTCACGGACTGTGTG GTGATGAGAGACCCACAAACAAAGCGTTCCAGAGGCTTCGGCTTTGTGACTTACTCTTGTGTGGAGGAGGTGGATGCTGCCATGAGTGCTCGACCACATAAGGTTGATGGACGCGTGGTTGAACCAAAGAGAGCAGTTTCGAGGGAG GATTCTGTAAAGCCTGGGGCACATCTgacagtaaagaaaatatttgttggtGGAATTAAAGAAGATACAGAAGAATATAATTTAAGGGAGTACTTTGAAAAATATGGCAAGATTGAAACCATAGAAGTCATGGAAGACAGGCAAAGTGGAAAGAAGAGAGGCTTCGCTTTTGTAACTTTTGATGATCACGATACAGTTGATAAAATTGTTG TTCAGAAATACCATACTATAAATGGACATAACTGTGAAGTGAAAAAAGCACTCTCGAAACAAGAAATGCAGACTGCTAGCTCTCAGAGAG taaaatattttgtaggtCGTGGGGGTGGCTCAGGCAACTTCATGGGTCGTGGAAACTTTGGAGGTGGTGGAGGAAACTTCGGCCGAGGAGGAAACTTTGGTGGAAGAG gaaaacattctCATCTGTTTTGTGTTCCAGGAGGCtatgggggtggtggtggcggtggtgggagcagaggaagctTTGGGGGTGGTGACGGATACAATGGATTTGGTGATG GTGGCAACTATGGAGGTGGTCCTGGCTATGGCAGCAGAGGAGGTtatggtggtggtggaggaccAGGGTATGGAAACCCAGGTGGTGGATatggaggtggaggaggaggataTGATGGCTACAATGAAGGAGGAAATTTTGGTGGTG gtaATTATGGTGGAAGTGGAAACTACAATGATTTTGGCAATTACAGTGGACAACAGCAGTCTAACTATGGTCCCATGAAAGGTGGTGGCAGCTTTGGTGGCAGAAGTTCAGGCAGTCCCTATGGTG GTGGTTATGGATCTGGAAGTGGAAGTGGGGGCTATGGTGGTAGAAGATTCTAA
- the HNRNPA3 gene encoding heterogeneous nuclear ribonucleoprotein A3 isoform X3, whose amino-acid sequence MAAIKEERDVEDYKRKGRRSSQQKYRRLNKGHEPKEPEQLRKLFIGGLSFETTDDSLREHFEKWGTLTDCVVMRDPQTKRSRGFGFVTYSCVEEVDAAMSARPHKVDGRVVEPKRAVSREDSVKPGAHLTVKKIFVGGIKEDTEEYNLREYFEKYGKIETIEVMEDRQSGKKRGFAFVTFDDHDTVDKIVVQKYHTINGHNCEVKKALSKQEMQTASSQRGRGGGSGNFMGRGNFGGGGGNFGRGGNFGGRGKHSHLFCVPGGYGGGGGGGGSRGSFGGGDGYNGFGDGGNYGGGPGYGSRGGYGGGGGPGYGNPGGGYGGGGGGYDGYNEGGNFGGGNYGGSGNYNDFGNYSGQQQSNYGPMKGGGSFGGRSSGSPYGGGYGSGSGSGGYGGRRF is encoded by the exons ATGGCTGCTATTAAGGAAGAGAGAGATGTGGAAGACTACAAGAGGAAGGGAAGACGATCTTCACAG CAGAAATACCGTAGACTGAATAAG GGCCATGAGCCAAAGGAGCCAGAGCAGTTGAGGAAGCTGTTCATTGGAGGTCTGAGCTTTGAAACAACAGATGATAGCTTGAGAGAGCACTTTGAGAAATGGGGCACACTCACGGACTGTGTG GTGATGAGAGACCCACAAACAAAGCGTTCCAGAGGCTTCGGCTTTGTGACTTACTCTTGTGTGGAGGAGGTGGATGCTGCCATGAGTGCTCGACCACATAAGGTTGATGGACGCGTGGTTGAACCAAAGAGAGCAGTTTCGAGGGAG GATTCTGTAAAGCCTGGGGCACATCTgacagtaaagaaaatatttgttggtGGAATTAAAGAAGATACAGAAGAATATAATTTAAGGGAGTACTTTGAAAAATATGGCAAGATTGAAACCATAGAAGTCATGGAAGACAGGCAAAGTGGAAAGAAGAGAGGCTTCGCTTTTGTAACTTTTGATGATCACGATACAGTTGATAAAATTGTTG TTCAGAAATACCATACTATAAATGGACATAACTGTGAAGTGAAAAAAGCACTCTCGAAACAAGAAATGCAGACTGCTAGCTCTCAGAGAG gtCGTGGGGGTGGCTCAGGCAACTTCATGGGTCGTGGAAACTTTGGAGGTGGTGGAGGAAACTTCGGCCGAGGAGGAAACTTTGGTGGAAGAG gaaaacattctCATCTGTTTTGTGTTCCAGGAGGCtatgggggtggtggtggcggtggtgggagcagaggaagctTTGGGGGTGGTGACGGATACAATGGATTTGGTGATG GTGGCAACTATGGAGGTGGTCCTGGCTATGGCAGCAGAGGAGGTtatggtggtggtggaggaccAGGGTATGGAAACCCAGGTGGTGGATatggaggtggaggaggaggataTGATGGCTACAATGAAGGAGGAAATTTTGGTGGTG gtaATTATGGTGGAAGTGGAAACTACAATGATTTTGGCAATTACAGTGGACAACAGCAGTCTAACTATGGTCCCATGAAAGGTGGTGGCAGCTTTGGTGGCAGAAGTTCAGGCAGTCCCTATGGTG GTGGTTATGGATCTGGAAGTGGAAGTGGGGGCTATGGTGGTAGAAGATTCTAA
- the HNRNPA3 gene encoding heterogeneous nuclear ribonucleoprotein A3 isoform X7: MAAIKEERDVEDYKRKGRRSSQQKYRRLNKGHEPKEPEQLRKLFIGGLSFETTDDSLREHFEKWGTLTDCVVMRDPQTKRSRGFGFVTYSCVEEVDAAMSARPHKVDGRVVEPKRAVSREDSVKPGAHLTVKKIFVGGIKEDTEEYNLREYFEKYGKIETIEVMEDRQSGKKRGFAFVTFDDHDTVDKIVVQKYHTINGHNCEVKKALSKQEMQTASSQRVKYFVGRGGGSGNFMGRGNFGGGGGNFGRGGNFGGRGGNYGGGPGYGSRGGYGGGGGPGYGNPGGGYGGGGGGYDGYNEGGNFGGGNYGGSGNYNDFGNYSGQQQSNYGPMKGGGSFGGRSSGSPYGGGYGSGSGSGGYGGRRF, encoded by the exons ATGGCTGCTATTAAGGAAGAGAGAGATGTGGAAGACTACAAGAGGAAGGGAAGACGATCTTCACAG CAGAAATACCGTAGACTGAATAAG GGCCATGAGCCAAAGGAGCCAGAGCAGTTGAGGAAGCTGTTCATTGGAGGTCTGAGCTTTGAAACAACAGATGATAGCTTGAGAGAGCACTTTGAGAAATGGGGCACACTCACGGACTGTGTG GTGATGAGAGACCCACAAACAAAGCGTTCCAGAGGCTTCGGCTTTGTGACTTACTCTTGTGTGGAGGAGGTGGATGCTGCCATGAGTGCTCGACCACATAAGGTTGATGGACGCGTGGTTGAACCAAAGAGAGCAGTTTCGAGGGAG GATTCTGTAAAGCCTGGGGCACATCTgacagtaaagaaaatatttgttggtGGAATTAAAGAAGATACAGAAGAATATAATTTAAGGGAGTACTTTGAAAAATATGGCAAGATTGAAACCATAGAAGTCATGGAAGACAGGCAAAGTGGAAAGAAGAGAGGCTTCGCTTTTGTAACTTTTGATGATCACGATACAGTTGATAAAATTGTTG TTCAGAAATACCATACTATAAATGGACATAACTGTGAAGTGAAAAAAGCACTCTCGAAACAAGAAATGCAGACTGCTAGCTCTCAGAGAG taaaatattttgtaggtCGTGGGGGTGGCTCAGGCAACTTCATGGGTCGTGGAAACTTTGGAGGTGGTGGAGGAAACTTCGGCCGAGGAGGAAACTTTGGTGGAAGAG GTGGCAACTATGGAGGTGGTCCTGGCTATGGCAGCAGAGGAGGTtatggtggtggtggaggaccAGGGTATGGAAACCCAGGTGGTGGATatggaggtggaggaggaggataTGATGGCTACAATGAAGGAGGAAATTTTGGTGGTG gtaATTATGGTGGAAGTGGAAACTACAATGATTTTGGCAATTACAGTGGACAACAGCAGTCTAACTATGGTCCCATGAAAGGTGGTGGCAGCTTTGGTGGCAGAAGTTCAGGCAGTCCCTATGGTG GTGGTTATGGATCTGGAAGTGGAAGTGGGGGCTATGGTGGTAGAAGATTCTAA
- the HNRNPA3 gene encoding heterogeneous nuclear ribonucleoprotein A3 isoform X5: MAAIKEERDVEDYKRKGRRSSQQKYRRLNKGHEPKEPEQLRKLFIGGLSFETTDDSLREHFEKWGTLTDCVVMRDPQTKRSRGFGFVTYSCVEEVDAAMSARPHKVDGRVVEPKRAVSREDSVKPGAHLTVKKIFVGGIKEDTEEYNLREYFEKYGKIETIEVMEDRQSGKKRGFAFVTFDDHDTVDKIVVQKYHTINGHNCEVKKALSKQEMQTASSQRVKYFVGRGGGSGNFMGRGNFGGGGGNFGRGGNFGGRGGYGGGGGGGGSRGSFGGGDGYNGFGDGGNYGGGPGYGSRGGYGGGGGPGYGNPGGGYGGGGGGYDGYNEGGNFGGGNYGGSGNYNDFGNYSGQQQSNYGPMKGGGSFGGRSSGSPYGGGYGSGSGSGGYGGRRF; encoded by the exons ATGGCTGCTATTAAGGAAGAGAGAGATGTGGAAGACTACAAGAGGAAGGGAAGACGATCTTCACAG CAGAAATACCGTAGACTGAATAAG GGCCATGAGCCAAAGGAGCCAGAGCAGTTGAGGAAGCTGTTCATTGGAGGTCTGAGCTTTGAAACAACAGATGATAGCTTGAGAGAGCACTTTGAGAAATGGGGCACACTCACGGACTGTGTG GTGATGAGAGACCCACAAACAAAGCGTTCCAGAGGCTTCGGCTTTGTGACTTACTCTTGTGTGGAGGAGGTGGATGCTGCCATGAGTGCTCGACCACATAAGGTTGATGGACGCGTGGTTGAACCAAAGAGAGCAGTTTCGAGGGAG GATTCTGTAAAGCCTGGGGCACATCTgacagtaaagaaaatatttgttggtGGAATTAAAGAAGATACAGAAGAATATAATTTAAGGGAGTACTTTGAAAAATATGGCAAGATTGAAACCATAGAAGTCATGGAAGACAGGCAAAGTGGAAAGAAGAGAGGCTTCGCTTTTGTAACTTTTGATGATCACGATACAGTTGATAAAATTGTTG TTCAGAAATACCATACTATAAATGGACATAACTGTGAAGTGAAAAAAGCACTCTCGAAACAAGAAATGCAGACTGCTAGCTCTCAGAGAG taaaatattttgtaggtCGTGGGGGTGGCTCAGGCAACTTCATGGGTCGTGGAAACTTTGGAGGTGGTGGAGGAAACTTCGGCCGAGGAGGAAACTTTGGTGGAAGAG GAGGCtatgggggtggtggtggcggtggtgggagcagaggaagctTTGGGGGTGGTGACGGATACAATGGATTTGGTGATG GTGGCAACTATGGAGGTGGTCCTGGCTATGGCAGCAGAGGAGGTtatggtggtggtggaggaccAGGGTATGGAAACCCAGGTGGTGGATatggaggtggaggaggaggataTGATGGCTACAATGAAGGAGGAAATTTTGGTGGTG gtaATTATGGTGGAAGTGGAAACTACAATGATTTTGGCAATTACAGTGGACAACAGCAGTCTAACTATGGTCCCATGAAAGGTGGTGGCAGCTTTGGTGGCAGAAGTTCAGGCAGTCCCTATGGTG GTGGTTATGGATCTGGAAGTGGAAGTGGGGGCTATGGTGGTAGAAGATTCTAA
- the HNRNPA3 gene encoding heterogeneous nuclear ribonucleoprotein A3 isoform X1: MAAIKEERDVEDYKRKGRRSSQQKYRRLNKGHEPKEPEQLRKLFIGGLSFETTDDSLREHFEKWGTLTDCVVMRDPQTKRSRGFGFVTYSCVEEVDAAMSARPHKVDGRVVEPKRAVSREDSVKPGAHLTVKKIFVGGIKEDTEEYNLREYFEKYGKIETIEVMEDRQSGKKRGFAFVTFDDHDTVDKIVVQKYHTINGHNCEVKKALSKQEMQTASSQRVKYFVGRGGGSGNFMGRGNFGGGGGNFGRGGNFGGRGKHSHLFCVPGGYGGGGGGGGSRGSFGGGDGYNGFGDGGNYGGGPGYGSRGGYGGGGGPGYGNPGGGYGGGGGGYDGYNEGGNFGGGNYGGSGNYNDFGNYSGQQQSNYGPMKGGGSFGGRSSGSPYGGGYGSGSGSGGYGGRRF, translated from the exons ATGGCTGCTATTAAGGAAGAGAGAGATGTGGAAGACTACAAGAGGAAGGGAAGACGATCTTCACAG CAGAAATACCGTAGACTGAATAAG GGCCATGAGCCAAAGGAGCCAGAGCAGTTGAGGAAGCTGTTCATTGGAGGTCTGAGCTTTGAAACAACAGATGATAGCTTGAGAGAGCACTTTGAGAAATGGGGCACACTCACGGACTGTGTG GTGATGAGAGACCCACAAACAAAGCGTTCCAGAGGCTTCGGCTTTGTGACTTACTCTTGTGTGGAGGAGGTGGATGCTGCCATGAGTGCTCGACCACATAAGGTTGATGGACGCGTGGTTGAACCAAAGAGAGCAGTTTCGAGGGAG GATTCTGTAAAGCCTGGGGCACATCTgacagtaaagaaaatatttgttggtGGAATTAAAGAAGATACAGAAGAATATAATTTAAGGGAGTACTTTGAAAAATATGGCAAGATTGAAACCATAGAAGTCATGGAAGACAGGCAAAGTGGAAAGAAGAGAGGCTTCGCTTTTGTAACTTTTGATGATCACGATACAGTTGATAAAATTGTTG TTCAGAAATACCATACTATAAATGGACATAACTGTGAAGTGAAAAAAGCACTCTCGAAACAAGAAATGCAGACTGCTAGCTCTCAGAGAG taaaatattttgtaggtCGTGGGGGTGGCTCAGGCAACTTCATGGGTCGTGGAAACTTTGGAGGTGGTGGAGGAAACTTCGGCCGAGGAGGAAACTTTGGTGGAAGAG gaaaacattctCATCTGTTTTGTGTTCCAGGAGGCtatgggggtggtggtggcggtggtgggagcagaggaagctTTGGGGGTGGTGACGGATACAATGGATTTGGTGATG GTGGCAACTATGGAGGTGGTCCTGGCTATGGCAGCAGAGGAGGTtatggtggtggtggaggaccAGGGTATGGAAACCCAGGTGGTGGATatggaggtggaggaggaggataTGATGGCTACAATGAAGGAGGAAATTTTGGTGGTG gtaATTATGGTGGAAGTGGAAACTACAATGATTTTGGCAATTACAGTGGACAACAGCAGTCTAACTATGGTCCCATGAAAGGTGGTGGCAGCTTTGGTGGCAGAAGTTCAGGCAGTCCCTATGGTG GTGGTTATGGATCTGGAAGTGGAAGTGGGGGCTATGGTGGTAGAAGATTCTAA
- the HNRNPA3 gene encoding heterogeneous nuclear ribonucleoprotein A3 isoform X6 has translation MAAIKEERDVEDYKRKGRRSSQQKYRRLNKGHEPKEPEQLRKLFIGGLSFETTDDSLREHFEKWGTLTDCVVMRDPQTKRSRGFGFVTYSCVEEVDAAMSARPHKVDGRVVEPKRAVSREDSVKPGAHLTVKKIFVGGIKEDTEEYNLREYFEKYGKIETIEVMEDRQSGKKRGFAFVTFDDHDTVDKIVVQKYHTINGHNCEVKKALSKQEMQTASSQRGRGGGSGNFMGRGNFGGGGGNFGRGGNFGGRGGYGGGGGGGGSRGSFGGGDGYNGFGDGGNYGGGPGYGSRGGYGGGGGPGYGNPGGGYGGGGGGYDGYNEGGNFGGGNYGGSGNYNDFGNYSGQQQSNYGPMKGGGSFGGRSSGSPYGGGYGSGSGSGGYGGRRF, from the exons ATGGCTGCTATTAAGGAAGAGAGAGATGTGGAAGACTACAAGAGGAAGGGAAGACGATCTTCACAG CAGAAATACCGTAGACTGAATAAG GGCCATGAGCCAAAGGAGCCAGAGCAGTTGAGGAAGCTGTTCATTGGAGGTCTGAGCTTTGAAACAACAGATGATAGCTTGAGAGAGCACTTTGAGAAATGGGGCACACTCACGGACTGTGTG GTGATGAGAGACCCACAAACAAAGCGTTCCAGAGGCTTCGGCTTTGTGACTTACTCTTGTGTGGAGGAGGTGGATGCTGCCATGAGTGCTCGACCACATAAGGTTGATGGACGCGTGGTTGAACCAAAGAGAGCAGTTTCGAGGGAG GATTCTGTAAAGCCTGGGGCACATCTgacagtaaagaaaatatttgttggtGGAATTAAAGAAGATACAGAAGAATATAATTTAAGGGAGTACTTTGAAAAATATGGCAAGATTGAAACCATAGAAGTCATGGAAGACAGGCAAAGTGGAAAGAAGAGAGGCTTCGCTTTTGTAACTTTTGATGATCACGATACAGTTGATAAAATTGTTG TTCAGAAATACCATACTATAAATGGACATAACTGTGAAGTGAAAAAAGCACTCTCGAAACAAGAAATGCAGACTGCTAGCTCTCAGAGAG gtCGTGGGGGTGGCTCAGGCAACTTCATGGGTCGTGGAAACTTTGGAGGTGGTGGAGGAAACTTCGGCCGAGGAGGAAACTTTGGTGGAAGAG GAGGCtatgggggtggtggtggcggtggtgggagcagaggaagctTTGGGGGTGGTGACGGATACAATGGATTTGGTGATG GTGGCAACTATGGAGGTGGTCCTGGCTATGGCAGCAGAGGAGGTtatggtggtggtggaggaccAGGGTATGGAAACCCAGGTGGTGGATatggaggtggaggaggaggataTGATGGCTACAATGAAGGAGGAAATTTTGGTGGTG gtaATTATGGTGGAAGTGGAAACTACAATGATTTTGGCAATTACAGTGGACAACAGCAGTCTAACTATGGTCCCATGAAAGGTGGTGGCAGCTTTGGTGGCAGAAGTTCAGGCAGTCCCTATGGTG GTGGTTATGGATCTGGAAGTGGAAGTGGGGGCTATGGTGGTAGAAGATTCTAA
- the HNRNPA3 gene encoding heterogeneous nuclear ribonucleoprotein A3 isoform X8 — MAAIKEERDVEDYKRKGRRSSQQKYRRLNKGHEPKEPEQLRKLFIGGLSFETTDDSLREHFEKWGTLTDCVVMRDPQTKRSRGFGFVTYSCVEEVDAAMSARPHKVDGRVVEPKRAVSREDSVKPGAHLTVKKIFVGGIKEDTEEYNLREYFEKYGKIETIEVMEDRQSGKKRGFAFVTFDDHDTVDKIVVQKYHTINGHNCEVKKALSKQEMQTASSQRGRGGGSGNFMGRGNFGGGGGNFGRGGNFGGRGGNYGGGPGYGSRGGYGGGGGPGYGNPGGGYGGGGGGYDGYNEGGNFGGGNYGGSGNYNDFGNYSGQQQSNYGPMKGGGSFGGRSSGSPYGGGYGSGSGSGGYGGRRF, encoded by the exons ATGGCTGCTATTAAGGAAGAGAGAGATGTGGAAGACTACAAGAGGAAGGGAAGACGATCTTCACAG CAGAAATACCGTAGACTGAATAAG GGCCATGAGCCAAAGGAGCCAGAGCAGTTGAGGAAGCTGTTCATTGGAGGTCTGAGCTTTGAAACAACAGATGATAGCTTGAGAGAGCACTTTGAGAAATGGGGCACACTCACGGACTGTGTG GTGATGAGAGACCCACAAACAAAGCGTTCCAGAGGCTTCGGCTTTGTGACTTACTCTTGTGTGGAGGAGGTGGATGCTGCCATGAGTGCTCGACCACATAAGGTTGATGGACGCGTGGTTGAACCAAAGAGAGCAGTTTCGAGGGAG GATTCTGTAAAGCCTGGGGCACATCTgacagtaaagaaaatatttgttggtGGAATTAAAGAAGATACAGAAGAATATAATTTAAGGGAGTACTTTGAAAAATATGGCAAGATTGAAACCATAGAAGTCATGGAAGACAGGCAAAGTGGAAAGAAGAGAGGCTTCGCTTTTGTAACTTTTGATGATCACGATACAGTTGATAAAATTGTTG TTCAGAAATACCATACTATAAATGGACATAACTGTGAAGTGAAAAAAGCACTCTCGAAACAAGAAATGCAGACTGCTAGCTCTCAGAGAG gtCGTGGGGGTGGCTCAGGCAACTTCATGGGTCGTGGAAACTTTGGAGGTGGTGGAGGAAACTTCGGCCGAGGAGGAAACTTTGGTGGAAGAG GTGGCAACTATGGAGGTGGTCCTGGCTATGGCAGCAGAGGAGGTtatggtggtggtggaggaccAGGGTATGGAAACCCAGGTGGTGGATatggaggtggaggaggaggataTGATGGCTACAATGAAGGAGGAAATTTTGGTGGTG gtaATTATGGTGGAAGTGGAAACTACAATGATTTTGGCAATTACAGTGGACAACAGCAGTCTAACTATGGTCCCATGAAAGGTGGTGGCAGCTTTGGTGGCAGAAGTTCAGGCAGTCCCTATGGTG GTGGTTATGGATCTGGAAGTGGAAGTGGGGGCTATGGTGGTAGAAGATTCTAA